A single genomic interval of Lysobacter avium harbors:
- a CDS encoding MFS transporter → MRPLLSLLIGVALLLAGSGLLSTLVAVRGGLEGWDDQVVGLIMSAYFGGFFLGTFAAPKLIRRIGHIRSFAFYACLCAIVVLLHPIVVEPWTWAVLRLLSGVALVGLYTVIESWLNASAAPEQRSRIFATYMAINLFGLAAGQWLLGLFSPLLFVPFSLVAILICLAALPVTASRMVQPDTPASVHLQLPQLYRLAPAASAGALLGGLALGAFWGMAAVYATGIGMDLAGVSALVSVTILGGALLQLPIGRLSDRGDRRTALVLICTLAAVLAGLIMMSGGANRWLLLSLFFGFGGLLFAVYPVSVAHLLDYLPNEHVLAGCSSLLLLNGIGSAIGPAVAGTLMARLGPQALPGFFAVTLLLLAAVVGGRRLVRQRDREDPAQFHAMLRTTPSALELLPETDSEQAEA, encoded by the coding sequence ATACGGCCCCTGCTGTCCCTGCTTATCGGCGTTGCCCTGCTGCTGGCCGGAAGCGGGCTGCTGAGCACCCTGGTCGCCGTGCGCGGTGGGCTGGAGGGCTGGGACGATCAGGTCGTCGGCCTGATCATGTCGGCGTACTTCGGCGGCTTCTTCCTTGGCACCTTCGCCGCGCCCAAACTGATCCGGCGCATCGGTCATATCCGCTCATTCGCGTTCTACGCGTGCCTGTGCGCCATCGTGGTGCTGCTGCACCCCATCGTGGTGGAACCGTGGACCTGGGCGGTCCTGCGTTTGCTCAGCGGGGTCGCGCTGGTCGGCCTCTACACGGTGATCGAGAGCTGGCTCAACGCATCCGCTGCACCTGAGCAGCGCAGCCGCATCTTCGCGACCTACATGGCGATCAACCTGTTCGGGCTGGCGGCAGGGCAATGGCTGCTGGGCCTGTTCTCGCCGCTGCTGTTCGTGCCCTTCAGCCTGGTGGCGATCCTGATCTGCCTGGCAGCGCTACCGGTGACGGCCAGCCGCATGGTGCAGCCCGACACGCCGGCCAGCGTGCACCTGCAACTCCCGCAGTTGTACCGCCTGGCCCCGGCGGCAAGCGCCGGCGCGCTGTTGGGCGGGCTGGCGCTGGGCGCGTTCTGGGGCATGGCCGCGGTGTATGCCACGGGCATCGGCATGGACCTGGCAGGCGTGTCCGCGCTGGTCAGCGTCACCATTCTGGGCGGCGCACTGCTGCAATTGCCGATCGGACGGCTTTCCGACCGTGGCGACCGCCGCACGGCGCTGGTCCTGATCTGCACCCTGGCCGCGGTGCTGGCGGGATTGATCATGATGAGCGGGGGCGCCAACCGCTGGCTCCTTTTGAGCCTGTTCTTCGGATTCGGCGGGCTGCTGTTCGCCGTCTATCCCGTCAGCGTCGCCCATCTGCTGGATTACCTGCCCAACGAACATGTGCTGGCCGGTTGCAGCAGCCTGCTGCTGCTCAATGGCATCGGCTCGGCGATTGGCCCCGCGGTTGCCGGCACGCTGATGGCCCGCCTGGGACCGCAGGCGCTGCCCGGATTCTTTGCCGTGACACTGTTGTTGCTGGCAGCGGTGGTGGGGGGACGCCGACTGGTGCGCCAGCGCGACCGCGAGGATCCCGCCCAGTTCCACGCCATGCTGCGAACGACCCCATCAGCGCTGGAACTGCTGCCGGAAACCGACAGCGAGCAGGCCGAGGCCTGA
- a CDS encoding O-linked N-acetylglucosamine transferase, SPINDLY family protein: protein MRPVDPRSEARLAVTREPGSPLAWILLAEAELDAGDAAAGEAASRRALALLPGHPEALARLGRAQWMQGRHQDAAESLGTAADRAPGHPGIAVWLAHVLEDIGQPEQAADQYARAHRLAPQEPQLAAYLLAWRRKLCDWRDLDALSSQVRAAVRRGQAAVEPFAFLSEDSTAAEQLACARLRAAGIARAARPLPPPAPRAEDGERPLRVGFLSNGFGAHPTGLLTVALFEALASQQAIDVHLFALNADDGSPIRRRLQAATRLHDVAGRSHAIVAAAIRAAGIDVLFDLRGWGGGGRPEVLAMRPAPLQVNWLAYPGTSGAPWIDAVLADRFVLPPSLAHGFNERVHYLPRCFQPSDTSRVLAAPPERAECGLPEPGKGVVFCCFNNSYKLNPASMQRALAVLAGVPGSVLWLLSGPGRADDRLRDAAAAAGVEPSRLVFMPKQPHERYLARLQHADLFVDTNPYNAHTTASDALWAGCPVLTRPGETFAARVAGSLNHHLGMPQMNVASDEEFIQRAIELGRDPALLQALRNELAQRRGSAGLFDMDGFAADFTAAVLAMAEQHGAR, encoded by the coding sequence GTGCGGCCGGTCGACCCGCGCAGTGAAGCCCGCCTGGCGGTGACGCGTGAGCCGGGCAGCCCGCTGGCCTGGATCCTGCTGGCCGAGGCCGAACTGGACGCCGGCGATGCGGCTGCCGGCGAGGCGGCCAGCCGGCGCGCGCTGGCGCTGCTGCCCGGGCATCCCGAGGCGCTCGCCCGCCTCGGCCGGGCGCAGTGGATGCAGGGCCGGCATCAGGATGCCGCCGAAAGCCTGGGTACCGCCGCCGACCGCGCGCCCGGCCATCCCGGCATCGCCGTCTGGCTGGCCCACGTGCTGGAAGACATCGGCCAGCCTGAGCAGGCGGCCGACCAGTACGCGCGGGCGCACCGGCTCGCGCCGCAGGAGCCGCAACTGGCCGCCTACCTGCTGGCGTGGCGGCGCAAGCTGTGCGACTGGCGCGACCTGGACGCCCTGTCATCGCAGGTGCGCGCGGCGGTCCGCCGCGGCCAGGCCGCCGTGGAGCCATTCGCCTTCCTCAGCGAGGACAGCACGGCGGCCGAGCAGCTTGCCTGCGCCCGGCTGCGCGCCGCGGGCATTGCGCGCGCCGCACGACCGCTGCCGCCACCGGCGCCGCGCGCTGAAGATGGCGAACGGCCGCTGCGGGTGGGCTTCCTGTCCAATGGATTCGGCGCCCATCCGACCGGGTTGCTGACCGTGGCGCTGTTCGAGGCGCTGGCTTCGCAACAGGCCATCGACGTGCACCTGTTTGCGTTGAACGCGGACGACGGCAGCCCGATCCGCCGGCGCCTGCAGGCGGCGACCCGGTTGCACGACGTCGCCGGGCGGAGCCACGCGATAGTGGCCGCGGCAATCCGCGCTGCGGGCATCGATGTGCTGTTCGACCTGCGCGGCTGGGGCGGCGGCGGGCGGCCGGAAGTGCTGGCGATGCGCCCGGCGCCGCTGCAGGTCAACTGGCTCGCCTATCCGGGAACGTCCGGCGCCCCGTGGATCGACGCCGTCCTCGCCGATCGGTTCGTCCTGCCGCCCTCGTTGGCGCATGGATTCAACGAGCGGGTGCATTACCTTCCGCGCTGCTTCCAGCCCTCCGATACCAGCCGGGTGCTGGCGGCGCCGCCGGAGCGTGCGGAATGCGGGCTGCCGGAACCGGGCAAGGGCGTGGTGTTCTGCTGCTTCAACAACAGCTACAAACTGAATCCAGCGAGCATGCAGCGCGCGTTGGCGGTGCTGGCCGGCGTGCCCGGCAGCGTGCTCTGGCTGCTGTCCGGCCCGGGCCGCGCCGACGACCGGCTGCGCGACGCCGCAGCGGCGGCGGGCGTCGAGCCGTCACGACTGGTGTTCATGCCCAAGCAGCCGCACGAGCGCTACCTGGCGCGGCTCCAGCACGCCGACCTGTTCGTGGACACCAATCCCTACAACGCCCATACCACCGCGTCCGACGCGCTGTGGGCCGGCTGCCCGGTCCTGACCCGGCCCGGGGAGACCTTCGCCGCCCGCGTCGCCGGCAGCCTGAATCACCATCTGGGAATGCCGCAGATGAACGTCGCCAGCGATGAGGAATTCATCCAGCGCGCGATCGAGCTGGGCCGCGATCCGGCTTTGCTGCAGGCGTTGCGCAACGAGTTGGCGCAGCGACGCGGCTCGGCCGGCCTGTTCGATATGGACGGGTTCGCCGCCGACTTCACTGCCGCTGTGCTGGCGATGGCGGAGCAGCACGGCGCGCGTTAG
- a CDS encoding NADP-dependent oxidoreductase yields the protein MSTPTINRQVTLASRPVGAPVAANFKTVETPIPTPGEGQVLLRNIYLSLDPYMRGRMSDGPSYAAPVGIGEVMGAGTVARVQESNHPDYAAGDLVLAQGGWQEYALVDAKAVNRLDLDMQQPSLALGVLGMPGFTAYMGLLDIGQPKAGETVVVAAASGAVGSVVGQIAKLKGCRIVGIAGGPEKCRYVIEELGFDDCIDHRADDFPQLLKAACSDGIDVYYENVGGAVFDAVLPLLNAKARIPLCGLIAHYNDTELPPGPDRLGLLTRTLLSKRIRMQGFIIFDDYGDRYGEFLAEMGDWVRAGKIKFREDIVDGLENAPKAFIGMLEGDNFGKLVVRIAPDTASG from the coding sequence ATGAGCACCCCCACCATCAACCGCCAGGTCACCCTGGCCTCGCGCCCGGTCGGCGCGCCCGTCGCCGCCAATTTCAAGACCGTTGAGACCCCGATCCCCACGCCGGGAGAGGGCCAGGTCCTGCTGCGCAACATCTACCTGTCGCTGGATCCGTACATGCGTGGGCGCATGAGCGATGGCCCGTCGTATGCCGCCCCGGTCGGGATCGGCGAGGTCATGGGTGCCGGCACCGTGGCGCGGGTGCAGGAGTCCAACCACCCCGACTATGCCGCCGGCGACCTGGTGCTGGCACAGGGCGGGTGGCAGGAATACGCGCTGGTGGACGCCAAAGCCGTCAATCGGCTGGATCTGGACATGCAGCAGCCCTCGCTCGCACTGGGGGTGCTCGGCATGCCCGGCTTCACGGCCTACATGGGCCTGCTCGACATCGGCCAGCCAAAGGCCGGCGAGACCGTAGTCGTGGCTGCCGCCAGCGGTGCGGTCGGCTCGGTCGTGGGCCAGATCGCCAAGCTCAAGGGCTGCCGTATCGTCGGCATCGCCGGTGGGCCCGAAAAGTGCCGTTATGTGATCGAAGAGCTGGGTTTTGATGACTGCATCGACCACCGCGCGGATGATTTTCCGCAGTTGCTCAAGGCCGCCTGCAGCGACGGCATCGACGTCTATTACGAGAACGTCGGCGGAGCGGTGTTCGATGCGGTCCTGCCGCTGCTGAACGCCAAGGCGCGTATTCCGCTGTGCGGCCTGATCGCGCACTACAACGACACCGAGTTGCCGCCCGGGCCGGACCGCCTCGGCCTGCTGACCCGCACCCTGCTCAGCAAGCGCATCAGGATGCAGGGCTTCATCATCTTTGACGACTACGGCGACCGCTACGGCGAATTCCTCGCCGAGATGGGCGATTGGGTCCGCGCGGGCAAGATCAAGTTCCGCGAGGACATCGTCGACGGTCTCGAGAATGCCCCCAAGGCTTTCATCGGCATGCTGGAAGGCGACAACTTCGGCAAGCTGGTCGTGCGCATCGCGCCGGACACCGCGTCGGGTTGA
- the yedA gene encoding drug/metabolite exporter YedA has protein sequence MPTRPVTKAPASPALPAGVLEPKVLIPLALLTLYVVWGSTYLGIRYALESYPPFLLAGLRFTAAGVLLFGFLRWRGHALPTPLQWRNAAITGVLLLGFGNGLVCFAEERVSSGIAAVAVSSMPLFAAAFGTIYGQWPTRREAVGLLVGFTGVVVLNTGSGLSGEAIGALALLTAAACWAFGSVWSRRQDMPAGPMNTAAQMLCASVALLVVGFASGETLPAHPSLKPTLALAYLAVFGSILAFSAYLYVLKHARPAVATSYAYVNPPVAVLLGVLLVGETVGPFDLAGMAIILVGVAVITLSRQRRPA, from the coding sequence ATGCCCACACGCCCTGTCACCAAAGCGCCGGCGTCGCCTGCCCTGCCCGCAGGCGTGCTGGAGCCCAAGGTATTGATACCGCTCGCGCTGCTGACCCTGTACGTGGTCTGGGGATCCACCTATCTGGGGATCCGCTACGCGCTGGAGAGCTATCCGCCGTTCCTGCTGGCGGGACTGCGCTTCACCGCCGCCGGCGTGCTCCTGTTCGGATTCCTGCGCTGGCGCGGGCACGCGTTGCCCACGCCGCTGCAGTGGCGGAACGCGGCCATCACCGGCGTGCTGCTGCTCGGCTTCGGCAACGGCCTGGTCTGCTTTGCCGAAGAGCGGGTCAGCTCGGGGATCGCGGCAGTCGCGGTCTCCAGCATGCCGCTGTTTGCGGCGGCATTCGGGACCATCTACGGACAGTGGCCGACGCGCCGGGAAGCGGTCGGTCTGCTGGTCGGCTTCACCGGCGTTGTCGTGCTCAACACCGGCAGTGGGCTGTCGGGCGAGGCCATTGGCGCCCTCGCCCTGCTGACCGCCGCGGCGTGCTGGGCATTCGGGTCGGTGTGGAGCCGGCGACAGGACATGCCGGCCGGGCCGATGAACACCGCAGCGCAGATGCTGTGCGCCAGCGTGGCCCTGCTGGTGGTCGGATTCGCCAGCGGCGAGACCCTGCCTGCCCACCCCAGCCTGAAGCCCACGCTGGCCTTGGCCTACCTGGCCGTGTTCGGCTCCATCCTCGCCTTCAGCGCTTATCTGTATGTCCTCAAGCATGCGCGGCCGGCGGTGGCGACCAGTTACGCCTACGTCAATCCGCCGGTGGCCGTCCTGCTGGGCGTGCTGCTGGTGGGCGAGACAGTGGGCCCGTTCGATCTGGCCGGGATGGCGATCATCCTCGTTGGCGTGGCGGTGATCACACTGTCCCGGCAACGCCGACCGGCCTGA
- a CDS encoding M20/M25/M40 family metallo-hydrolase, whose amino-acid sequence MSGVAIAQEPVDLDMVGKIRQEAFHRSQVMATFSHLTESIGPRLTNSPQMAEANAWTRSQLTDWGLANVHDEAFEDFGRGWEFSDASVQMLSPRVAPLHALPKAWTPGTNGPVEGEVMLVTIKKTEDLEKYKGKLKGKILLLSEAREYKPGEKPTFHRHDDAGLGELQAFEIPRDKGRDKEDSRAERVRKYTERVALTKATNEFFVAEGVLATLSISGWDNGIIRVGGGGSRKADESVGVPELAMVAEHYNPLVRAVEADRPVKLRVNVAARFTDETDQPGHNTIAEIPGRGRKAGEIVMLGAHMDSWHTGTGAADNAAGVAVMMEAMRILKAVGAQPDRTIRIGLWSGEEQGLIGSRAYVERHLAAYPEPTDPAQKALPGSLRDPTGPLQKKRDYGRFSAYFNMDNGSGRFRGIYAQENLAAVPIFEAWLAPFHDVGATTVSTRNTGSTDHIAFDAVGLPGFQFIQDRLDYFSNVHHSHLDTWDHIQPEDLKQAAAIVASFAWHAATRDEPLPRKPLLEND is encoded by the coding sequence ATGAGCGGTGTCGCCATTGCCCAGGAGCCGGTCGACCTGGACATGGTCGGCAAGATCCGGCAGGAGGCGTTCCATCGCTCGCAGGTGATGGCGACCTTCAGCCACCTGACCGAGTCGATCGGGCCGCGCCTGACCAACTCCCCGCAGATGGCGGAGGCGAACGCCTGGACCCGCAGCCAGCTCACCGACTGGGGCCTGGCCAACGTCCACGACGAAGCGTTCGAAGACTTCGGCCGCGGCTGGGAGTTCAGCGACGCCAGCGTGCAGATGCTCAGCCCGCGCGTCGCGCCCCTGCACGCCCTGCCCAAGGCATGGACGCCGGGCACCAACGGTCCGGTCGAAGGCGAGGTGATGCTCGTCACCATCAAGAAGACCGAAGACCTGGAGAAGTACAAGGGCAAGCTGAAAGGCAAGATCCTGCTGCTGAGCGAGGCGCGCGAGTACAAGCCCGGCGAGAAGCCGACGTTCCACCGCCACGACGATGCGGGCCTGGGCGAGCTGCAGGCGTTCGAGATCCCCAGGGACAAGGGCCGGGACAAGGAAGACAGCCGCGCCGAGCGGGTCAGGAAATACACCGAGCGGGTGGCGCTGACCAAGGCGACCAACGAGTTTTTCGTCGCTGAAGGTGTCCTGGCCACGCTGAGCATCAGCGGCTGGGACAACGGCATCATCCGCGTCGGCGGCGGTGGTTCGCGCAAGGCGGACGAGTCGGTCGGCGTGCCCGAGCTGGCGATGGTGGCCGAGCACTACAACCCGCTGGTGCGCGCAGTCGAGGCAGACCGCCCGGTCAAGTTGCGGGTCAATGTCGCCGCCCGCTTTACCGACGAGACCGACCAGCCCGGCCACAACACCATCGCCGAGATTCCGGGCCGTGGCCGCAAGGCCGGCGAGATCGTCATGCTCGGCGCGCACATGGACTCCTGGCACACCGGTACCGGCGCGGCCGACAACGCCGCCGGCGTGGCGGTGATGATGGAGGCGATGCGCATCCTCAAGGCCGTGGGCGCCCAACCGGACCGCACCATCCGCATCGGCCTGTGGAGCGGCGAGGAGCAGGGGCTGATCGGCTCACGCGCCTATGTCGAGCGTCATCTGGCGGCGTATCCGGAGCCGACCGATCCGGCGCAGAAGGCCCTGCCCGGCTCGCTGCGTGACCCGACCGGTCCGCTGCAGAAGAAGCGCGACTACGGGCGCTTCTCCGCCTACTTCAATATGGACAACGGCTCGGGCCGCTTCCGCGGTATCTACGCGCAGGAGAACCTCGCCGCGGTGCCGATCTTCGAGGCCTGGCTGGCCCCGTTCCATGATGTCGGCGCGACCACCGTGTCCACGCGCAATACCGGCAGCACCGACCACATCGCGTTCGACGCCGTGGGGCTGCCCGGCTTCCAGTTCATCCAGGACCGGCTGGACTACTTCAGCAACGTCCACCACAGCCACCTGGACACCTGGGACCACATCCAGCCCGAGGACCTGAAGCAGGCTGCCGCGATCGTGGCGTCGTTTGCCTGGCACGCGGCGACGCGCGACGAACCGCTGCCGCGCAAACCATTGCTGGAAAACGACTGA
- the wrbA gene encoding NAD(P)H:quinone oxidoreductase produces MADILVLYYSRNSAVAQLARQIARGIGEVDGMNARLRCVPPVAAVTTTAAPPVPDDGAPYVEARDLEECAGLVVGSPTRFGNMAAPMKHWFDGLGAQWASGLLVGKPAAVFTSSSTMHGGQESTLLTMMVPLLHHGCVIVGIPFTEPRLSTTRTGGTPYGASHVGGAEDDPRPSEDEAHLARALGRRMAMFARKLA; encoded by the coding sequence ATGGCCGACATCCTGGTGCTGTACTACAGCCGCAACAGCGCAGTGGCGCAGCTCGCCCGCCAGATCGCCCGTGGCATCGGCGAGGTGGACGGCATGAACGCGCGCCTGCGCTGCGTGCCGCCCGTGGCCGCGGTTACCACTACCGCTGCGCCGCCGGTGCCCGACGACGGTGCGCCCTACGTGGAGGCGCGCGACCTGGAAGAGTGCGCCGGTCTCGTGGTTGGCAGCCCGACCCGGTTCGGCAACATGGCCGCGCCGATGAAGCACTGGTTCGATGGGCTGGGCGCGCAGTGGGCCAGCGGCTTGCTGGTGGGCAAGCCGGCGGCGGTTTTCACCTCCTCATCGACGATGCACGGCGGCCAGGAGTCGACCCTGCTGACGATGATGGTGCCGCTGCTGCACCACGGCTGCGTGATCGTCGGCATCCCGTTCACCGAGCCGCGCCTGAGCACGACGCGCACCGGCGGCACGCCGTATGGCGCCAGTCACGTGGGCGGCGCGGAGGATGACCCGCGACCGAGTGAGGACGAGGCGCATCTCGCCCGCGCGCTGGGCCGGCGCATGGCGATGTTCGCCAGGAAGCTGGCGTGA
- a CDS encoding TlpA family protein disulfide reductase, which produces MRIAAAAAVLAVLLLGCQPADPSGAPAAAAAEPSAPGGSGKALRPALLVTTLDGTAYDLAAHRGNWVLVNFWATWCNPCLKEMPELSALAAMREDIEVVGLAYEDIEPAEMKAFLLKHPVTYPIAILDTANPPADFDEPRGLPMTWLIAPDGRVERKMMGPVTAAEIEEMIAASSAGSAGAAPDGAGAG; this is translated from the coding sequence ATGCGTATCGCTGCTGCCGCCGCGGTGCTGGCCGTACTTTTGCTGGGCTGCCAGCCTGCCGATCCGTCCGGCGCCCCGGCCGCGGCCGCAGCGGAGCCAAGCGCTCCGGGCGGGAGCGGCAAAGCCCTGCGTCCAGCGCTGCTGGTCACAACCCTTGACGGGACCGCATACGACCTCGCCGCGCACCGCGGCAATTGGGTCCTGGTCAACTTCTGGGCGACCTGGTGCAACCCGTGCCTGAAGGAGATGCCGGAGCTGTCGGCCCTGGCGGCGATGCGCGAGGACATCGAGGTGGTCGGGCTGGCCTACGAGGACATCGAGCCGGCCGAGATGAAAGCCTTCCTTCTCAAGCACCCGGTGACCTACCCGATCGCGATCCTTGACACCGCCAATCCGCCGGCGGATTTCGACGAGCCGCGCGGGCTGCCGATGACCTGGCTGATCGCGCCCGACGGGCGGGTCGAACGCAAGATGATGGGCCCGGTTACCGCCGCGGAGATCGAGGAGATGATTGCGGCGTCAAGTGCCGGTTCCGCCGGGGCCGCTCCCGATGGTGCCGGGGCTGGCTGA
- a CDS encoding DUF2069 domain-containing protein, which translates to MSEPAARTPTDWTLAAALIALGALFCVWFWPAADWPTRDVVALLVFVAPPLLLGVAKLAGARTAGYWGSVLALAWFSHGIMVAWTRPPELGYALLETALALVIIFAANLPGLRGRFGGRKRG; encoded by the coding sequence GTGAGCGAGCCGGCCGCGCGGACGCCCACGGACTGGACGCTGGCCGCCGCCCTGATCGCGCTGGGCGCCCTGTTCTGCGTGTGGTTCTGGCCGGCAGCCGATTGGCCGACCCGCGACGTCGTGGCGCTGCTGGTATTCGTCGCCCCGCCGCTGCTGCTGGGCGTGGCAAAACTTGCTGGCGCACGCACGGCCGGCTACTGGGGTTCGGTGCTGGCGCTGGCGTGGTTCAGCCACGGGATCATGGTTGCCTGGACCCGGCCGCCTGAGCTGGGCTACGCGCTGCTGGAAACCGCGCTGGCGCTGGTGATCATCTTTGCCGCCAACCTGCCCGGGCTGAGGGGTCGCTTCGGCGGCCGCAAGCGCGGCTGA
- a CDS encoding YihY family inner membrane protein — translation MEPLDSINQWGERIRDRARVRAFLRFLGRRVLDDNLFQAAGALSYTTVFALVPLSMVVFGVLSAFPVFADWTERLSDYVFSNFVPSAARSVEEYLLQFSGNSGQLTSAGIVVLVVSLLITLNGVETAFNRIWRVKAARPQFSRFLVYWTVLTLGAILAAASLAMSARIFALAVFETSAGHVLQSMMLRFAPMSLELLAFAAIYRVVPHRTVQWRHALAGGLLATCAFELVRWGLGVYLGTFTSYSRIYGTLAFVPIFMMWIFLSWVAVLMGASLASSMAAFRYQPVAMRLPEGYEMYGLLRLLGRFNEAREHGRGLHIDDILTMEPIMTDALAQEMLEQLREINVVHRAEDGQWLLSRDLDALSLGELYEACQLRIPIAEARIPCSDDPLGHSAVAALDELRLPLRELLKRRVSSIQPEESS, via the coding sequence ATGGAGCCACTGGACTCGATCAACCAATGGGGTGAACGCATACGGGACCGGGCGAGGGTGCGCGCGTTCCTGCGTTTCCTCGGCCGGCGGGTGCTCGACGACAACCTCTTCCAGGCCGCCGGCGCGCTGTCATACACGACCGTGTTCGCCCTGGTGCCGTTGTCGATGGTGGTGTTCGGTGTACTGTCGGCGTTTCCGGTATTCGCCGATTGGACCGAGCGCCTGAGCGACTACGTGTTCTCCAACTTCGTGCCCTCCGCGGCGCGCTCGGTGGAGGAGTACCTGCTGCAGTTCTCCGGCAACTCCGGGCAGTTGACCAGCGCCGGCATCGTGGTCCTGGTGGTGTCGCTGCTGATCACCCTCAACGGCGTGGAAACCGCGTTCAACCGGATCTGGCGGGTCAAGGCCGCGCGACCGCAGTTCAGCCGGTTCCTGGTTTATTGGACCGTGTTGACACTGGGCGCGATCCTGGCCGCCGCGAGCCTGGCGATGTCGGCGCGGATCTTTGCCCTTGCCGTGTTCGAAACCAGCGCGGGGCATGTGCTGCAAAGCATGATGCTGCGGTTTGCGCCGATGTCGCTGGAGCTGCTGGCGTTCGCGGCGATCTACCGCGTTGTGCCGCACCGCACGGTGCAGTGGCGTCACGCACTGGCTGGCGGCCTGCTGGCGACCTGCGCGTTCGAGCTGGTCCGCTGGGGGCTGGGCGTGTACCTCGGCACCTTCACCAGTTACTCGCGCATCTACGGGACGCTGGCCTTCGTGCCGATCTTCATGATGTGGATCTTCCTCAGCTGGGTGGCAGTGCTGATGGGTGCCTCCCTGGCGTCCTCGATGGCGGCCTTCCGCTACCAGCCGGTGGCCATGCGCCTGCCCGAGGGCTACGAGATGTACGGGCTCCTGCGCCTGTTGGGACGGTTCAACGAGGCGCGCGAGCACGGCCGCGGCCTGCACATCGACGACATCCTCACCATGGAGCCGATCATGACCGACGCCCTGGCCCAGGAAATGCTCGAGCAACTGCGCGAGATCAACGTCGTCCACCGCGCCGAGGACGGCCAGTGGCTGCTGTCGCGGGATCTGGACGCGCTTTCCCTGGGCGAGCTCTACGAGGCCTGCCAGCTGCGCATTCCCATCGCCGAGGCACGCATACCGTGCAGCGACGACCCGCTCGGCCACTCCGCCGTGGCCGCGCTGGACGAGCTGCGCCTGCCGCTGCGCGAGCTCCTGAAGCGCCGCGTTTCCAGCATCCAACCCGAGGAGAGTTCCTGA